One window from the genome of Paenibacillus azoreducens encodes:
- a CDS encoding universal stress protein — MLFSKILLAYDGSKASNKALDRAIELAQATPGSIIEVIHAFDFPRVFIGEGLAPIPASVNKDYYDLAEQTVEEAKKKLSESGVDFHVKMVQGAPAETILKYAKDHESDVIVIGSRGLGGIREFVLGSVSHNVVQHARIPVLVIK, encoded by the coding sequence ATGTTATTCTCCAAAATTCTTCTGGCTTATGATGGTTCCAAAGCTTCCAATAAGGCTCTTGACCGTGCAATCGAATTGGCCCAAGCAACACCCGGCTCGATCATCGAAGTCATTCATGCATTCGACTTTCCACGCGTTTTTATTGGCGAAGGGCTGGCTCCGATTCCCGCCTCCGTGAACAAGGATTATTACGATCTGGCTGAACAGACGGTGGAGGAAGCGAAGAAAAAATTGTCCGAATCCGGCGTGGATTTTCATGTGAAAATGGTGCAGGGAGCTCCTGCGGAAACCATTTTGAAATATGCCAAGGATCATGAATCAGACGTTATCGTCATTGGCAGCCGCGGTCTGGGCGGAATTCGTGAATTCGTGCTTGGCAGCGTCAGCCATAATGTGGTGCAGCATGCCCGCATACCTGTTCTTGTGATTAAGTAA
- a CDS encoding DUF1294 domain-containing protein: protein MKTALWIWFIFINAVGYLVMSEDKKRARNRRERVPEKTLFLLAAIGGALGVWIAMYRKRHKTRHLSFRIGIPLLLFVNAVLYAYFLS from the coding sequence GTGAAAACAGCCCTTTGGATATGGTTCATTTTCATCAATGCTGTGGGCTACCTGGTGATGTCCGAGGACAAGAAGAGGGCAAGGAACAGACGCGAGCGCGTGCCCGAAAAAACATTGTTTTTGCTGGCAGCGATCGGCGGAGCATTGGGAGTGTGGATTGCGATGTACCGCAAACGCCATAAGACGCGTCATTTGAGCTTCCGTATTGGAATTCCGCTGCTGTTGTTTGTGAATGCCGTTCTGTACGCCTATTTTTTAAGCTAG